One Deinococcus sp. YIM 134068 genomic region harbors:
- a CDS encoding BMP family lipoprotein yields MKKFLTLALALTTLAAAQDSVRVGMAYDAGGKFDRSFNQSAYTGGQRAAKTLGVQLKDFEPSDPSQIIQGIRSFAGEGFDLTIGIGFANNASITQVAKENPDLYFGLVDDVSPQKNVASLVFAEQEGSYLVGYLAGLNSSTGVVGFVGGMDIPLIHKFEAGFAAGAKAANPRVRVIAQYVGTTPEAWNNPGKAKEIAASMRAKGSDIIFAAAGASGNGVIDYVKQTQCLKAGNLPSGVRFASNNFNNVTKSASYRQACAGNTRPMFFIGVDSNQNYLGDFDKNPATMNHGLTSMLKRVDNAVYSLIKATKDGGFRGGERRFGLKEGGVGYAVDQYNKALISSAQVARVEAAKARIISGAIKVPTK; encoded by the coding sequence ATGAAGAAGTTTCTGACGCTTGCCCTGGCCCTGACCACCCTCGCCGCCGCGCAGGACTCCGTGCGCGTGGGGATGGCCTACGACGCGGGCGGCAAGTTCGACCGCAGCTTCAACCAGAGCGCCTACACGGGCGGGCAGCGCGCGGCCAAGACGCTCGGCGTGCAGCTCAAGGACTTCGAGCCGTCCGACCCCAGCCAGATCATCCAGGGCATCCGCTCCTTCGCGGGCGAGGGCTTCGACCTGACCATCGGCATCGGCTTTGCCAACAACGCTTCCATCACGCAGGTCGCCAAAGAGAACCCCGACCTGTACTTCGGGCTGGTGGACGACGTGTCGCCGCAGAAGAACGTGGCGAGCCTCGTGTTCGCCGAGCAGGAGGGCAGCTACCTCGTGGGCTACCTTGCCGGGCTGAACAGCAGCACGGGCGTGGTGGGCTTCGTGGGCGGCATGGACATCCCCCTGATCCACAAGTTCGAGGCCGGGTTCGCGGCGGGGGCGAAGGCCGCCAACCCGCGTGTGCGCGTCATCGCCCAGTACGTGGGCACCACTCCGGAAGCGTGGAACAACCCCGGCAAGGCGAAGGAGATCGCGGCCTCCATGCGCGCGAAGGGGTCGGACATCATCTTCGCGGCGGCGGGCGCGAGCGGCAACGGCGTCATCGACTACGTGAAGCAGACCCAGTGCCTCAAGGCGGGCAACCTGCCCAGCGGCGTGCGTTTCGCCTCCAACAACTTCAATAACGTGACGAAGAGCGCGTCGTACCGTCAGGCCTGCGCGGGCAACACCCGCCCGATGTTCTTCATCGGCGTGGACTCCAACCAGAACTACCTCGGCGACTTCGACAAGAACCCCGCCACGATGAACCACGGCCTGACCTCCATGCTCAAGCGCGTGGACAACGCCGTGTACAGTCTGATCAAGGCCACGAAGGACGGCGGCTTCAGAGGTGGCGAGCGGCGCTTCGGCCTCAAGGAGGGCGGCGTCGGCTACGCGGTGGACCAGTACAACAAGGCGCTGATCTCCTCGGCCCAGGTCGCCCGTGTGGAGGCCGCGAAGGCCCGCATCATCAGCGGCGCGATCAAGGTGCCCACGAAGTAA
- the ligA gene encoding NAD-dependent DNA ligase LigA produces MDQPADALAADVTEEQYRALRAEVERHARAYYEQDAPEIPDDVYDRMVRELRTVEEAHPDWAVGPTPTQQVGGAPSTAFQHVNHPTPMTSLDNVFDDEELAGWQERLARSLNLPPDHDGFTYTGELKIDGLSVNLYYVDGVLRWAATRGNGVTGEMVTEQVLTVPGIPREIAGHKGELEVRGEVYLSRADFAAYNARAEELGTPLLKNPRNGAAGALRQKDPEVTRSRNLKAIFYALGKRDGVPVRSQSDILTWLGEHGFPTSQYSETLTGREAAADYHRRMTAGRSGFEFDADGTVLKLDSLHLQDEAGFTSRAPRWAIAYKFPVEEVETVLEHIVINVGRTGKLAPLAHLSPRLIEGSTVSRATLHNEDYIADMDLRIGDTVVVRKSGGVIPQIMRVVPEKRPPDAVPFAFPTHCPECGHEATRAEGDANTYCPNPACPAQQYERLRHFVSKGAMDVRGLGEKLIEQLLSVGLVKDAADLYRLTADQLADLERSGEKKAANVLAQLEASKTRPLWRLVNALGISHVGERGAQALAREFGTLDALLAATPERIEAVPGMGGILAGSVTAALTDETMRDLLRRLRQHGVTPTGETVQRGQALAGLSFVITGSLSRPREEIKARLEREGARVTGSVTGKTDYLVAGEDAGGKLDRARELGTKVLDEVGLEGLLEERGVVSGE; encoded by the coding sequence ATGGACCAGCCCGCCGACGCACTCGCCGCCGACGTGACAGAGGAACAGTACCGCGCCCTGCGCGCCGAGGTCGAGCGCCACGCCCGCGCGTATTACGAGCAGGACGCCCCCGAGATTCCCGACGACGTGTACGACCGGATGGTGCGGGAGTTGCGGACGGTCGAGGAGGCGCACCCGGACTGGGCGGTGGGGCCGACGCCCACCCAGCAGGTCGGCGGGGCACCCAGCACGGCCTTCCAGCACGTCAACCACCCCACCCCCATGACCAGCCTCGACAACGTGTTCGACGACGAGGAACTGGCCGGGTGGCAAGAAAGGCTGGCCCGGTCGTTGAACCTCCCGCCCGACCACGACGGGTTCACGTACACGGGCGAACTCAAGATCGACGGCCTGAGCGTCAACCTCTATTACGTGGACGGCGTGCTGCGGTGGGCCGCCACACGCGGCAACGGCGTGACGGGCGAGATGGTGACGGAGCAGGTGCTGACGGTGCCCGGCATCCCGCGCGAGATCGCCGGACACAAGGGGGAGCTGGAGGTGCGCGGCGAGGTCTACCTCTCGCGGGCCGACTTCGCCGCCTACAACGCGCGGGCGGAGGAACTGGGCACGCCGCTGCTGAAGAACCCCCGCAACGGGGCCGCTGGAGCGCTCCGGCAGAAGGACCCGGAGGTGACGCGCTCCCGGAACCTCAAGGCCATCTTCTACGCCCTCGGCAAGCGGGACGGCGTGCCCGTGCGCTCGCAGTCCGACATCCTGACCTGGCTGGGCGAGCACGGCTTTCCCACCAGCCAGTACTCGGAGACGCTGACGGGCCGGGAGGCCGCCGCCGACTACCACCGCCGGATGACGGCGGGGCGGTCGGGCTTCGAGTTCGACGCGGACGGCACGGTCCTCAAGCTCGACTCGTTGCACCTTCAGGACGAGGCGGGCTTCACGAGCCGCGCGCCGAGGTGGGCCATCGCGTACAAGTTCCCGGTCGAGGAGGTCGAGACGGTCCTCGAACACATCGTCATCAACGTGGGCCGCACGGGGAAGCTCGCGCCCCTTGCGCACCTGTCGCCCCGGCTGATCGAGGGAAGTACGGTGAGCCGCGCGACCCTCCACAACGAGGACTACATCGCGGACATGGACCTGCGGATCGGGGACACCGTGGTCGTCCGCAAGTCGGGCGGCGTGATTCCCCAGATCATGCGGGTGGTGCCGGAAAAGCGGCCCCCGGACGCCGTGCCCTTCGCGTTCCCCACCCACTGCCCGGAGTGCGGCCACGAGGCGACGCGGGCCGAGGGCGACGCGAACACCTACTGCCCCAACCCCGCCTGCCCGGCCCAGCAGTACGAGCGGTTGCGCCACTTCGTCAGCAAGGGCGCGATGGACGTGCGCGGCCTCGGCGAGAAGCTGATCGAGCAACTCCTGAGCGTGGGGCTGGTGAAGGACGCCGCCGACCTCTACCGGCTGACCGCCGACCAACTGGCCGACCTGGAGCGCAGCGGCGAGAAGAAGGCGGCCAACGTCCTCGCCCAACTGGAGGCGAGCAAGACGCGGCCCCTGTGGCGGCTCGTCAACGCGCTCGGCATCTCCCACGTCGGGGAGCGCGGTGCCCAGGCCCTCGCCCGCGAGTTCGGCACGCTCGACGCGCTGCTCGCCGCCACGCCCGAGCGGATCGAGGCCGTGCCCGGCATGGGCGGCATCCTCGCGGGAAGCGTGACCGCCGCCCTGACCGACGAGACCATGCGTGACCTCCTGCGCCGCCTGCGCCAACACGGCGTCACCCCGACTGGGGAGACCGTGCAGCGCGGCCAGGCCCTCGCCGGGCTGAGCTTCGTCATCACGGGCAGCCTCTCGCGCCCCCGCGAGGAGATCAAGGCAAGGCTGGAACGTGAGGGGGCGCGCGTGACGGGCAGTGTCACAGGGAAGACCGATTACCTCGTCGCCGGGGAGGACGCGGGCGGCAAACTCGACCGGGCGCGCGAGCTGGGGACGAAGGTGCTGGACGAGGTGGGGCTGGAGGGGTTGCTGGAGGAGCGGGGAGTGGTGAGTGGTGAGTAG